From Leptodactylus fuscus isolate aLepFus1 chromosome 11, aLepFus1.hap2, whole genome shotgun sequence, one genomic window encodes:
- the LPAR4 gene encoding lysophosphatidic acid receptor 4 encodes MGNYSNTTCSIDDSFKYNLYGVVYSVVFVLGLITNCASLCVFCFRMKMHNETAIYMTNLAVSDLLFVFTLPFKIFYNFNRHWPFGDTLCKISGTAFLTNIYGSMLFLTCISVDRFLAIVYPFRSRTIRTRRNSAIVCAGVWILVLSGGISASLFSTTNVSNTTTTCFEGFSKNIWKTYLSKITMFIEVVGFLIPLLLNLTCSSLVLRTLRKPATLCQIGTNKEKVLKMIIVHIAIFVVCFVPYNSILFLYALVRSQAIANCSIERFARTMYPITLCIATMNCCFDPFVYYFTSKSFQKSFNINPLIKMDNLFKIDSATKMVLPVTQEELTEQMNINNGGDLMSESNFKD; translated from the coding sequence ATGGGAAACTACAGCAATACTACCTGCTCCATCGATGACTCTTTCAAATACAACCTTTACGGAGTGGTTTACAGTGTAGTTTTTGTCCTGGGATTGATCACAAACTGTGCTTCCCTCTGTGTCTTCTGCTTTAGAATGAAGATGCACAATGAGACCGCCATCTACATGACCAACCTTGCCGTGTCTGACCTACTGTTTGTATTCACGCTTCCTTTCaaaatattttataattttaaCCGGCATTGGCCCTTCGGAGACACCTTGTGCAAAATATCAGGCACGGCATTCTTGACGAACATCTATGGAAGCATGCTTTTCCTTACGTGCATCAGTGTGGATCGATTTCTAGCAATTGTCTACCCATTCCGTTCTCGAACCATTAGAACACGAAGAAATTCTGCCATAGTTTGTGCGGGGGTGTGGATTTTGGTGCTCAGTGGAGGTATATCGGCATCCCTGTTTTCTACCACCAATGTGTCCAACACAACCACCACTTGTTTCGAAGGTTTCTCCAAAAACATCTGGAAAACCTATTTGTCAAAAATTACCATGTTCATTGAAGTGGTGGGCTTTCTTATTCCCTTGCTCCTCAATCTAACCTGCTCCTCTTTGGTTTTACGGACACTGAGGAAGCCGGCAACCTTGTGCCAGATTGGAACCAACAAGGAAAAAGTTCTAAAGATGATCATTGTCCATATTGCCATCTTTGTTGTGTGTTTTGTGCCGTACAATTCTATCCTGTTTCTTTACGCTTTGGTACGCTCACAAGCAATAGCCAACTGTTCCATTGAGAGATTTGCACGGACAATGTATCCGATCACCTTGTGTATCGCGACGATGAACTGTTGTTTTGATCCTTTTGTATATTACTTTACTTCCAAATCTTTTCAAAAGTCCTTTAACATCAACCCTCTAATAAAGATGGATAACCTGTTCAAGATCGATTCCGCAACAAAAATGGTTCTGCCGGTAACACAAGAGGAACTAACTGAGCAAATGAACATTAACAATGGAGGGGATTTAATGTCAGAGTCTAACTTTAAGGACTAG